A window of the Gemmatimonadaceae bacterium genome harbors these coding sequences:
- the hutI gene encoding imidazolonepropionase, translating to MSRLLFVNAAQVVTCAGPGRARRGAEMRDAGVLTAVAVAVNEGQIAAVGPPDELERSHAGADVIDCEGRVLSPGLVDSHTHAIFGRARYEEQELRASGVGYMEIARRGGGIHSSVADLRARTEDELFDLALPRILRLASYGSTTIEVKSGYGLSLDDELKSLRVVARLAREVPVRLVPTWLGAHEIPQEFSGSDTRRRDYVRLLMDEMLPAVAREGLARFADVFCEPGVFTLSETRDILSASRAAGLGIKLHADELEPHGGAELAADLGAVSADHLGAVSEQGIAALAASGTVATLLPGTMLFLGRQRQAPARALIAAGAAVALATDFNPGTSPTFNFPLILTLGVSQLRMTVAEVFLAATVNG from the coding sequence ATGAGCCGTCTTCTCTTCGTCAATGCCGCGCAGGTCGTGACGTGCGCCGGCCCGGGCCGGGCGCGGCGCGGCGCGGAGATGCGCGACGCCGGTGTTCTCACCGCTGTCGCGGTCGCCGTGAATGAAGGGCAGATCGCCGCCGTCGGCCCGCCGGACGAGCTGGAGCGCTCTCACGCCGGCGCCGACGTAATTGATTGCGAAGGACGTGTTCTCTCGCCGGGACTGGTGGACTCGCACACCCACGCCATCTTCGGTCGCGCGCGGTACGAGGAGCAGGAGCTGCGCGCATCGGGCGTCGGCTACATGGAGATCGCACGGCGCGGCGGTGGAATTCACTCATCGGTGGCCGACCTGCGCGCGCGCACCGAGGATGAGCTGTTCGATCTCGCGCTGCCGCGAATTCTCCGGCTCGCATCGTACGGTTCGACGACGATCGAAGTGAAGTCGGGCTACGGTCTGTCGCTCGATGACGAGCTCAAGTCGCTGCGCGTCGTCGCCCGCCTCGCCCGCGAGGTGCCTGTGCGACTCGTGCCCACATGGCTCGGCGCACACGAGATCCCGCAGGAGTTCAGCGGCTCCGACACACGACGCCGCGATTACGTGCGGCTGCTCATGGACGAGATGCTTCCGGCCGTCGCCCGTGAGGGATTGGCGCGATTTGCCGATGTGTTTTGCGAGCCCGGCGTCTTCACTCTCAGCGAGACGCGGGACATTCTCTCGGCGTCGCGCGCCGCCGGTCTCGGAATCAAGCTGCACGCCGACGAGCTCGAGCCGCACGGCGGCGCCGAGCTGGCCGCCGATCTGGGCGCCGTTTCGGCCGACCACCTCGGAGCCGTCTCCGAGCAGGGGATCGCCGCTCTTGCGGCATCGGGAACCGTGGCGACACTGCTCCCTGGCACGATGCTCTTCCTTGGCCGGCAGCGGCAAGCGCCCGCGCGGGCGCTCATCGCGGCGGGGGCGGCGGTCGCACTCGCCACCGACTTCAACCCGGGCACCTCTCCGACATTCAACTTCCCCCTGATTCTCACGCTTGGCGTGAGCCAGCTCCGGATGACTGTCGCTGAGGTATTCCTTGCCGCGACCGTCAATGGC